From Desulfuromonas soudanensis, the proteins below share one genomic window:
- a CDS encoding TIGR03960 family B12-binding radical SAM protein, whose product MSLQDVLPRINRPSRYLGGELGSIKKDLGQVDVSVALAFPDVYEVGMSHLGFSILYHILNALDGVAAERIYAPWPDMEEHLRLHGEPLVSLESERPLQDFDIIGFTLQYELSYSNILNMLSLAGIPLRRDARSEDAPLIVVGGPCAFNPEPLADFFDCAVIGDGEEALVELCQALRASKAAGESRALLLERLAAIPGVYVPSLFEIDYKDDGTLEAIRPLRNGYQKVRRRFLADLDGAPYPTSPIIPFMNTVHDRVSVEIARGCTRGCRFCQAGYIYRPVRERSPQRIGEIIEKSLQRSGYEEVSLLSLSTGDYGCIQPLLKGLMDRYAEEKVAISFPSLRVGSLTPELMEEIKKVRKTGFTLAPEAGTDRLRQVINKGITEEDLLATTTSAFALGWRRIKLYFMMGLPTETAEDLEAMVELSGKVKRSGKGTEGGADVNVAVSTFVPKAHTPFQWERQLGIEETLKNQGMLRDALRRKKLRLKWHEAQLSFMEGVFARGDRRLGAVLEEAVARGCRFDGWREHFKFDLWQEAFAACGIDPAWYLRERSETEILPWDHIDCGTPKDFFLEERRRSRLGAYTPDCRTGECSGCGVCDFEELRMRLYEEGELPLTVVTPEPPAGEERYKIRVRLRKGGKARFVSHLEFMTVIHRAVRRARLPVRFSGGFHPAPRISFPDALPTGVESEAEILDFELYRPLSARELVEGLNAELPEGFRALEGVSIDWKTPSSSVSIREVLYRVELPEPVASELPARLAAFLASESVPVEKAKGAGTVTVDLRPGVLDLELSDGALLLRLSKGSPVLLAGHLLGMGAEDARSLQICKTAVVLG is encoded by the coding sequence ATGAGCCTTCAGGACGTTCTCCCCCGGATTAATCGCCCCTCCCGCTACCTCGGGGGCGAACTGGGGAGCATAAAAAAAGATCTCGGCCAGGTCGACGTCAGCGTCGCCCTCGCCTTTCCCGACGTCTACGAAGTGGGGATGAGCCATCTCGGCTTTTCCATCCTCTACCACATCCTCAACGCCCTCGACGGCGTGGCCGCCGAGCGGATCTACGCCCCCTGGCCGGACATGGAGGAGCACCTGCGCCTCCACGGCGAACCCCTCGTCTCCCTGGAGAGCGAGCGCCCCCTTCAGGACTTCGACATCATCGGCTTCACGCTGCAGTACGAACTCTCCTACAGCAACATCCTCAACATGCTCTCCCTGGCGGGGATCCCTTTGCGCCGCGATGCGCGGAGCGAGGACGCCCCCCTGATCGTCGTCGGCGGCCCCTGCGCCTTCAACCCGGAGCCGCTGGCCGACTTCTTCGACTGCGCGGTGATCGGCGACGGCGAGGAAGCGCTGGTCGAGCTCTGCCAGGCCCTGCGCGCATCCAAAGCCGCCGGCGAAAGCCGCGCCCTCCTCCTGGAGCGCCTGGCCGCCATCCCCGGGGTCTACGTCCCTTCCCTGTTCGAAATTGACTACAAAGACGACGGTACCCTCGAAGCCATCCGGCCGCTGCGGAACGGCTATCAAAAGGTGCGGCGGCGTTTCCTCGCCGACCTCGACGGCGCCCCCTACCCCACCTCGCCGATTATCCCCTTCATGAACACGGTTCACGACCGGGTGTCGGTGGAGATCGCCCGCGGCTGCACCCGCGGCTGCCGCTTCTGCCAGGCGGGGTACATCTACCGTCCGGTGCGGGAGCGCTCGCCGCAGCGCATCGGCGAAATCATCGAAAAATCCCTGCAGCGCTCGGGTTACGAGGAGGTCTCTCTCCTCTCCCTGTCGACGGGGGACTACGGCTGCATCCAGCCGCTCCTCAAGGGGCTGATGGACCGCTATGCCGAGGAAAAGGTCGCCATCTCCTTCCCCAGCCTGCGGGTCGGCTCCCTGACTCCGGAGCTGATGGAAGAGATCAAGAAGGTGCGCAAGACCGGCTTCACCCTCGCGCCCGAAGCGGGGACCGACCGGCTGCGCCAGGTGATCAACAAGGGGATCACCGAAGAGGACCTTCTGGCGACCACCACCAGCGCCTTTGCTCTGGGGTGGCGGCGGATCAAGCTCTATTTCATGATGGGGCTGCCGACGGAGACCGCCGAGGACCTGGAGGCGATGGTCGAACTTTCCGGCAAGGTCAAGCGCAGCGGCAAGGGGACCGAAGGGGGAGCCGACGTCAACGTCGCCGTCTCGACCTTCGTCCCCAAGGCCCACACCCCCTTCCAGTGGGAGCGTCAGCTCGGCATCGAGGAAACCCTCAAGAACCAGGGGATGCTCCGCGACGCCCTGCGCCGCAAGAAGCTGCGCCTGAAGTGGCACGAGGCCCAGCTCTCCTTCATGGAGGGGGTCTTCGCCCGCGGCGACCGGCGCCTCGGCGCGGTCCTCGAAGAGGCGGTCGCCCGCGGCTGCCGCTTCGACGGCTGGCGCGAGCATTTCAAGTTCGACCTCTGGCAGGAGGCCTTTGCCGCCTGCGGCATCGACCCCGCCTGGTATCTGCGGGAGCGCTCGGAGACGGAAATCCTCCCCTGGGACCACATCGACTGCGGCACCCCCAAGGACTTCTTCCTCGAGGAACGGCGCCGTTCCCGCCTCGGCGCCTACACCCCCGACTGCCGGACCGGGGAGTGCTCCGGATGCGGAGTCTGCGACTTCGAAGAACTGCGGATGCGCCTCTATGAGGAGGGGGAGCTCCCCCTCACCGTCGTGACCCCCGAACCCCCCGCCGGCGAAGAACGGTACAAGATCCGGGTGCGTCTGCGCAAGGGGGGGAAGGCGCGCTTCGTCTCCCACCTCGAATTCATGACCGTCATCCACCGCGCGGTGCGCCGGGCAAGGCTTCCGGTGCGCTTCAGCGGCGGCTTTCATCCGGCGCCGCGGATCTCCTTTCCCGACGCCCTGCCGACGGGGGTGGAGAGCGAGGCGGAAATCCTCGACTTCGAACTTTACCGTCCCTTGAGCGCCCGGGAGCTGGTGGAAGGGCTCAACGCCGAACTTCCCGAGGGATTCCGGGCCCTGGAAGGGGTCTCCATCGACTGGAAAACCCCCTCCTCCTCTGTTAGCATAAGGGAGGTTCTTTACCGGGTCGAACTGCCGGAGCCGGTGGCGTCGGAGCTTCCCGCGCGCCTGGCGGCCTTTCTGGCGTCCGAATCCGTCCCGGTGGAAAAAGCCAAGGGAGCTGGGACGGTGACCGTCGACCTGCGGCCGGGCGTCCTCGACCTCGAGCTCTCCGATGGAGCCCTGCTGCTGCGCCTGAGCAAGGGGAGTCCGGTCCTTCTCGCCGGCCACCTGCTGGGGATGGGCGCCGAGGATGCGCGCTCGCTGCAGATCTGCAAAACCGCCGTGGTCCTGGGCTGA
- the proB gene encoding glutamate 5-kinase, whose product MRRNLLSHVRRVVIKIGSGVISGDDGLDNAIIGGIVGDVAELRRQGYEVVIVSSGAVAAGKGDLGIIGRPRTIPLKQAAAAIGQSRLMRSYKEALRPLGLTAGQVLLTRDDLANRRRYLNARNTLMTLLEYGVIPIINENDTVVVDEIRFGDNDNLSALVTNLVEAHLLVILSDVDGLFDSDPGKNPGAQLIPLVERIGSGIEAMAGDSNSHFGTGGMVTKIRAAKRASLYGVGTAIINGRTPKILLRFFAGEELGTYFLPARDRMAAKKHWIAFTKKPRGKLFVDDGARNALVSKGKSLLPSGIQGVEGGFDRGDAVRLCTLDGTEFAKGVINYTLPELLRIMGKKSSEIEGILGYKYGDEIVHRDNLVLDSQDQD is encoded by the coding sequence ATGCGCAGGAACCTCCTTTCCCACGTCCGGCGGGTCGTCATCAAGATCGGCAGCGGCGTCATCTCGGGCGATGACGGCCTCGACAACGCCATCATCGGCGGAATCGTCGGCGACGTCGCCGAACTGCGCCGACAGGGGTACGAGGTGGTCATCGTCTCCTCGGGAGCGGTCGCCGCCGGCAAGGGGGACCTCGGCATCATCGGCCGCCCCCGCACCATTCCCCTCAAGCAGGCGGCCGCGGCCATCGGGCAGAGCCGGCTGATGCGTTCCTATAAGGAAGCCCTGCGCCCCCTGGGGCTCACCGCCGGCCAGGTCCTCCTCACCCGTGACGACCTGGCCAACCGCCGGCGCTATCTCAACGCCCGCAACACCCTGATGACCCTTCTCGAATACGGCGTCATCCCGATCATCAACGAAAACGACACCGTGGTCGTCGACGAGATCCGCTTCGGCGACAACGACAACCTCTCGGCCCTGGTCACCAACCTGGTGGAAGCCCACCTGCTGGTGATCCTCTCCGACGTCGACGGGCTCTTCGACAGCGATCCGGGGAAAAATCCCGGTGCGCAGCTGATCCCCCTGGTGGAAAGAATCGGTTCCGGCATCGAGGCCATGGCCGGAGACTCCAACTCCCACTTCGGCACCGGCGGGATGGTCACCAAGATCCGCGCCGCCAAACGCGCCAGCCTCTACGGCGTCGGCACGGCGATCATCAACGGCCGCACCCCGAAAATCCTCCTCCGCTTCTTCGCCGGCGAGGAATTGGGGACCTATTTCCTGCCGGCGCGGGACCGAATGGCGGCGAAAAAACACTGGATCGCCTTCACCAAAAAGCCCCGCGGCAAGCTCTTCGTCGACGACGGAGCGCGCAACGCCCTGGTGAGCAAGGGAAAGAGCCTCCTCCCCTCGGGGATCCAGGGGGTCGAAGGGGGATTTGACCGCGGCGACGCCGTGCGCCTGTGCACCCTCGACGGCACCGAATTCGCCAAGGGGGTCATCAACTACACCCTCCCCGAGCTGCTGCGCATCATGGGGAAGAAATCCTCGGAAATCGAGGGGATACTCGGCTATAAATACGGTGACGAAATCGTCCACCGCGACAACCTGGTCCTCGACAGCCAGGATCAGGACTGA
- a CDS encoding carbonic anhydrase, producing MDRLFKGYMKFRAEDFESHRELFRELGRTQNPHTLFIGCSDSRLMPNLITNTSPGELFLIRNIANIVPPYRKTEEYVATTSAVEYAVQVLNVDTIVVCGHSNCGGCSALNLPPEELDHIPHVRKWLEVSREVRGRVDRLMVGETAAEREWLTEQVNILVQMKNLLTYPYVREKYDAGTLNIYGWYYILETGELFNFNDENAVFELVS from the coding sequence ATGGACCGGCTGTTCAAGGGGTACATGAAATTCCGCGCCGAGGATTTCGAGAGCCACCGCGAGCTCTTCCGCGAGCTCGGCCGCACCCAGAATCCCCATACTCTCTTTATCGGCTGCTCCGATTCGCGGCTGATGCCCAACCTGATCACCAATACCTCCCCCGGTGAACTCTTCCTGATCCGCAACATCGCCAACATCGTCCCCCCCTACCGCAAGACCGAGGAGTACGTGGCGACCACCTCCGCCGTCGAGTACGCCGTCCAGGTCCTCAATGTCGACACCATCGTCGTCTGCGGCCACTCCAACTGCGGCGGCTGTTCCGCCCTCAACCTCCCCCCCGAAGAGCTGGATCACATCCCCCACGTCCGGAAATGGCTCGAGGTCTCCCGCGAGGTGCGGGGACGGGTCGACCGCTTGATGGTCGGGGAGACGGCCGCCGAGCGGGAGTGGCTCACCGAACAGGTCAACATCCTGGTGCAGATGAAAAACCTCCTCACCTACCCCTACGTCCGGGAAAAGTACGACGCCGGGACTCTCAACATCTACGGATGGTACTACATTCTCGAGACCGGTGAACTCTTCAACTTCAATGACGAAAATGCGGTCTTCGAACTCGTCTCCTGA
- the rpmA gene encoding 50S ribosomal protein L27, which translates to MAHKKGVGSSRNGRDSAGKRLGVKRFGGEQVTAGSILVRQRGTTFHPGNNVGCGKDYTLYALIPGVVKFERKDKTRQKISVYAD; encoded by the coding sequence ATGGCTCACAAAAAAGGCGTCGGCAGTTCCCGCAACGGCCGCGACAGCGCAGGCAAACGTCTGGGTGTCAAGCGCTTCGGCGGAGAGCAGGTGACCGCCGGATCGATTCTCGTCCGTCAGCGCGGCACCACTTTTCACCCCGGAAACAACGTCGGTTGCGGCAAGGATTATACCCTGTACGCACTGATCCCCGGTGTCGTCAAGTTCGAGCGCAAGGACAAGACCCGGCAGAAAATCAGCGTCTACGCCGACTGA
- the obgE gene encoding GTPase ObgE: protein MQFVDEVKIFVKSGDGGRGCLSFRREKYIPLGGPDGGDGGDGGNIWIEVDSGLSTLLDFRYKAHYKAKNGFPGLGKNMHGKGGEDLTITVPPGTLIYDAETGELLADLTEPGSRFLFLKGGMGGRGNARFMSSTNRAPRHTQPGLPGEERWLRLELKLLADVGLVGMPNAGKSTLIATVSAARPKIADYPFTTLIPNLGVVRYGGYNTFVMADIPGLIEGASEGHGLGTRFLKHVERTDLILHLLDLSDLQVGDPKENFAVINRELWRHKPEMLEKPQLVVLTKMDITEVREAAEIITPWFEEQGYRVFAISAVTGQGVEELIRAVGQELDALRQPEKPADDAPWSP, encoded by the coding sequence ATGCAGTTCGTAGATGAAGTCAAGATTTTCGTCAAATCCGGCGACGGCGGCCGCGGCTGCCTTTCCTTCCGCCGTGAAAAATATATCCCCCTCGGCGGACCGGACGGCGGTGACGGCGGCGACGGCGGCAACATCTGGATCGAAGTCGACTCCGGGCTCTCCACCCTCCTCGATTTTCGCTACAAGGCCCATTACAAGGCCAAAAACGGCTTCCCCGGCCTGGGTAAGAACATGCACGGCAAGGGGGGGGAGGACCTGACCATTACCGTTCCGCCGGGAACGCTGATCTACGACGCCGAAACCGGCGAACTCCTCGCCGACCTCACCGAACCGGGGAGCCGATTCCTTTTCCTCAAGGGGGGGATGGGGGGACGGGGGAACGCCCGTTTCATGAGCTCGACCAACCGGGCGCCGCGACACACCCAGCCCGGACTCCCCGGGGAAGAGCGCTGGCTGCGCCTGGAGCTCAAACTCCTCGCCGATGTCGGCCTGGTCGGCATGCCCAACGCCGGCAAGTCGACCCTGATCGCCACCGTCTCGGCCGCCCGCCCGAAGATCGCCGACTACCCCTTCACCACCCTGATCCCCAATCTCGGGGTGGTGCGCTACGGCGGATACAACACCTTCGTCATGGCCGATATCCCCGGCCTCATCGAGGGAGCCAGCGAAGGGCACGGTCTCGGAACCCGTTTTCTCAAGCACGTGGAACGCACCGACCTGATTCTCCACCTCCTCGATCTCTCCGATCTGCAGGTCGGTGACCCGAAGGAAAACTTCGCCGTCATCAACCGGGAACTCTGGCGCCACAAGCCGGAGATGCTGGAAAAACCGCAGCTGGTGGTCCTGACCAAGATGGACATCACCGAGGTCCGCGAGGCCGCGGAAATCATTACCCCCTGGTTCGAGGAACAGGGGTACCGGGTCTTCGCCATCTCGGCCGTCACCGGCCAGGGCGTCGAGGAACTGATCCGGGCGGTCGGCCAGGAGCTGGATGCCCTGCGCCAGCCGGAAAAGCCGGCCGACGACGCACCCTGGTCGCCTTGA
- a CDS encoding DUF2339 domain-containing protein — protein sequence MTLLLTILGAVFGALALELPGLVLGGGLGYLLAVVVDLQKRLERLEQRGAEPQPSPAPPFAPPVPRTFPVEAATKPVPGPMSFAETPEEPRGEEFVWTTEPAPSTSLPALQRLRDFLTSGNLPVKVGVILLFFGVAFLLKYAAQQGRLPLELRLASVALGGVALLAVGWRLRTRSTPFALALQGGGVGVLYLTVFAALRLYGVLSPGAALVLLTLLAGTAAFLAVRQDAQALAVLACAGGFLAPLLASTGQGSHVQLFAYYALLNGGLLAVAWFKPWRVLNLSGYAFTFVIGGAWGWRYYRPPYFATVEPFLILFFLSYVAVAVFFARRHSGRAPLDPALVFGTPLAAFALQGGMLHRTSYGMAASALALGLFYLPLGRLPALRETSRLRPLSEAFFALGIVFATLAIPFAFDGRVTAAVWALEGAAAVWIGVRQKRLSPRLFGILLQFLAGGLFFAETAGHEPALFLANADYFGTLLLALAGLTSALALYRARDTLRAEEGAASLLLLIWGLLWWYGGGLQEISRHLSYRTQPGSALLLAALSCGACHLAGRALRWPHLAASALILLPVMSLSALVMAADLPHPLAGIGAIAWPAALSVHFWILRGCDDAPRPALPLLHGGALWLIALLGAWELSWQIQHNLHPAGSWPLLPWGLVPASLLSLVGSPGARLFWPMKRFGDDYLTIGCAPVAALAFAWILHANLSAPGDPWPFAYAPLLNPLDFAIALVHGALIYYLLRLRAASLDGRLRLAPPVGPTLLGGSLLLWSSAVVLRTVHHWGDVPFRFAPLFSSVLVQSGLAIVWTLLALCAMVAATRRRLRLLWLAGGALLGLVVLKLFLIDLSGSGTLARIVSFLGVGFLLLVIGYLAPAPPRSASE from the coding sequence ATGACCCTGCTGCTGACGATCCTCGGCGCCGTTTTCGGCGCCCTGGCCCTGGAACTCCCCGGTCTGGTCCTCGGGGGAGGACTCGGCTACCTTCTTGCCGTCGTTGTCGATCTGCAAAAACGCCTGGAGCGCCTGGAGCAAAGGGGCGCAGAGCCGCAGCCTTCCCCCGCGCCCCCCTTCGCACCGCCAGTCCCCCGGACGTTCCCCGTTGAGGCGGCGACGAAACCCGTCCCCGGACCGATGTCCTTTGCGGAAACGCCGGAGGAGCCCCGCGGCGAGGAGTTCGTCTGGACGACGGAACCCGCTCCGTCGACGTCCTTGCCGGCACTGCAGAGGCTGCGCGACTTTCTCACCTCGGGGAACCTGCCGGTCAAGGTCGGGGTGATCCTCCTCTTCTTCGGCGTCGCCTTCCTCCTCAAATACGCCGCCCAGCAGGGGCGTCTCCCCCTCGAGCTGCGCCTGGCGTCCGTCGCCCTCGGCGGGGTCGCCCTCCTGGCCGTCGGCTGGCGTCTGCGCACCCGGTCCACCCCCTTCGCCCTGGCGCTGCAGGGGGGAGGGGTCGGCGTCCTCTATCTGACGGTCTTTGCCGCCCTGCGCCTCTACGGCGTTCTTTCCCCGGGTGCGGCCCTGGTGTTGCTGACCCTCCTTGCCGGCACGGCGGCGTTTCTGGCGGTGCGTCAGGACGCCCAGGCCCTGGCCGTCCTGGCCTGCGCCGGCGGCTTTCTCGCTCCACTTCTGGCCTCCACCGGGCAGGGGAGCCACGTCCAGCTCTTTGCCTACTACGCCCTCCTCAACGGCGGCCTCCTTGCCGTCGCCTGGTTCAAGCCCTGGCGCGTCCTGAATCTGTCCGGCTACGCCTTCACCTTCGTCATCGGCGGAGCCTGGGGGTGGCGCTACTACCGCCCCCCGTATTTCGCCACCGTCGAGCCGTTTCTCATCCTCTTCTTCCTCTCCTACGTGGCGGTCGCCGTCTTCTTCGCCCGCCGCCACAGCGGCCGCGCCCCCCTCGACCCCGCCCTCGTCTTCGGCACCCCCCTGGCCGCCTTCGCCCTGCAGGGGGGGATGCTGCACCGCACCTCCTACGGCATGGCCGCAAGCGCCCTGGCTCTCGGACTCTTCTACCTTCCCCTCGGGCGCCTCCCGGCGCTGCGGGAGACGTCGCGACTGCGCCCCCTCTCCGAGGCCTTTTTCGCCCTGGGAATTGTCTTTGCCACCCTGGCGATCCCCTTCGCCTTCGACGGCCGCGTCACCGCCGCGGTCTGGGCCCTGGAGGGAGCCGCCGCCGTCTGGATCGGAGTCCGGCAGAAACGCCTGTCACCGCGGCTCTTCGGCATTCTCCTCCAGTTCCTGGCCGGCGGACTCTTTTTCGCCGAGACCGCAGGCCACGAGCCGGCGCTCTTTCTGGCCAACGCCGACTACTTCGGAACGCTCCTTCTGGCCCTGGCCGGGCTGACCAGCGCCCTCGCCCTTTATCGGGCCCGCGACACCCTGCGCGCCGAGGAGGGGGCGGCCTCCCTCCTCCTCCTCATCTGGGGCCTTCTGTGGTGGTACGGCGGGGGGCTGCAGGAAATTTCAAGGCACCTCTCCTACCGCACCCAGCCCGGCAGCGCCCTTCTGCTGGCGGCCCTCTCCTGCGGCGCCTGCCACCTCGCCGGCCGAGCCCTGCGCTGGCCGCACCTGGCCGCCTCGGCCCTGATCCTCCTCCCCGTCATGTCGTTGTCCGCCCTGGTGATGGCCGCCGATCTCCCCCATCCCCTGGCCGGAATCGGCGCTATCGCCTGGCCGGCGGCCCTCTCCGTCCACTTCTGGATCCTGCGCGGCTGCGACGACGCCCCGCGCCCCGCCCTCCCCCTCCTTCACGGCGGCGCCCTCTGGCTGATTGCCCTCCTCGGCGCCTGGGAGCTCTCCTGGCAGATCCAGCACAACCTCCACCCCGCCGGGAGCTGGCCCCTTCTCCCCTGGGGACTGGTTCCGGCGTCCCTCCTTTCCCTGGTCGGTAGCCCCGGGGCCCGCCTTTTCTGGCCGATGAAGCGCTTCGGCGACGACTACCTGACCATCGGCTGCGCCCCCGTCGCCGCCCTGGCTTTTGCCTGGATCCTCCACGCCAACCTCAGCGCCCCCGGCGATCCCTGGCCCTTTGCCTACGCACCGCTTCTCAACCCCCTCGATTTCGCCATCGCCCTGGTGCACGGAGCCCTCATTTACTACCTGCTGCGCCTGCGCGCCGCCTCCCTCGACGGCCGGCTGCGCCTTGCCCCCCCCGTCGGACCGACCCTTCTCGGCGGCTCGCTTTTGCTCTGGAGCAGCGCCGTGGTGCTGCGCACCGTCCACCACTGGGGAGACGTCCCCTTCCGCTTCGCCCCCCTCTTCTCCTCGGTGCTGGTGCAGAGCGGCCTGGCCATCGTCTGGACGCTTCTGGCGCTCTGCGCCATGGTGGCGGCGACCCGCCGGCGTCTGCGTCTTTTGTGGCTTGCCGGCGGCGCCCTCCTCGGTCTGGTGGTCCTCAAGCTCTTCCTGATCGATCTCTCCGGCAGCGGCACCCTGGCCCGCATCGTCTCCTTCCTCGGCGTCGGGTTCCTGCTGCTGGTGATCGGATATCTGGCACCGGCGCCGCCTCGTTCGGCCTCCGAATAA
- the rplU gene encoding 50S ribosomal protein L21: MYAVIKTGGKQYKVSEGDLLKVEKIEGAVGDSIELVEVLMVGGEEVKIGAPLLPGAKVKAQIVEQDKDKKVLVFHSKKRQGYRKTYGHRQPITRLKITGIEA; this comes from the coding sequence ATGTACGCGGTGATCAAGACCGGAGGGAAACAGTACAAAGTATCCGAAGGAGACCTGTTGAAGGTCGAAAAGATCGAAGGAGCGGTGGGTGATTCCATCGAGCTCGTCGAGGTCCTCATGGTCGGCGGAGAAGAGGTTAAAATCGGAGCACCTCTATTGCCTGGCGCGAAAGTTAAAGCGCAAATCGTCGAGCAGGACAAGGACAAGAAAGTCCTGGTTTTCCACTCGAAGAAACGCCAAGGCTATCGCAAGACCTATGGACACCGTCAGCCCATCACCCGCCTGAAGATTACAGGCATCGAGGCCTAA
- a CDS encoding phosphatase, with the protein MAYPFDPQADLHVHTLASGHAYSTIGEIALEAARRGLRLVAMTDHGPALPGAPHPYHFAALRFVPEELHGVRILRGVEANIVGPGVIDLEDDLCDRLDLVMAGFHEDTGFDGRGVEENTAALLALMERGRVRVISHPGSPLFPLDYSAVVRCAVRTGTALEINNSSFCVSRKGSRDNCREIARLAARHGAPLVLGSDAHIAQGVGVFDDALALCLQSGVAWEQIMNRTLESTLDFLGLRI; encoded by the coding sequence ATGGCTTATCCCTTTGATCCCCAGGCCGACCTGCACGTCCATACCCTGGCCTCCGGCCATGCCTACAGCACCATCGGCGAAATCGCCCTCGAGGCCGCCCGTCGCGGCCTGCGCCTGGTGGCCATGACCGACCATGGCCCGGCCCTCCCCGGCGCTCCCCACCCCTATCATTTCGCCGCTCTGCGCTTCGTTCCCGAGGAGCTGCACGGCGTGCGGATCCTGCGCGGTGTCGAGGCCAACATCGTCGGTCCCGGCGTCATCGACCTCGAAGACGATCTCTGCGACCGCCTCGACCTGGTGATGGCCGGCTTTCACGAGGACACCGGTTTCGACGGCCGCGGGGTGGAAGAAAATACCGCGGCGCTCCTGGCGCTGATGGAGCGGGGGCGGGTCAGGGTCATCTCCCACCCCGGCAGTCCCCTCTTTCCCCTCGACTATTCGGCGGTGGTGCGCTGCGCCGTCCGCACCGGGACGGCCCTGGAGATCAACAACTCCTCCTTCTGCGTCAGCCGCAAGGGGAGCCGCGACAACTGTCGGGAGATCGCCCGTCTGGCCGCCCGTCACGGCGCGCCCCTGGTTCTGGGGAGCGACGCCCATATCGCCCAGGGGGTCGGTGTCTTCGACGATGCCCTGGCCCTTTGCCTGCAGTCCGGCGTCGCCTGGGAGCAGATCATGAACCGGACCCTGGAGTCGACCCTGGACTTTCTCGGCCTGCGTATCTGA
- a CDS encoding Rne/Rng family ribonuclease, with product MAKELVINTTAHETRVALLENGHIAELYIERNRERGIVGNIYLGKVIRVLPGMQAAFVDIGLEKAAFLYVADVLDEMEAVEQLIEGRNQHGNASGEDDERPPLPPIEDLLQERQEILVQIAKEPIGTKGARITAHISLPGRHLVYMPTVDHIGISRRIDNEEEKDRLRGIIEKIRPPGTGFIVRTASEGKSEEDLVSDMGFLIGLWEEVLRNRENRSAPSLIHSDLDVTSKVLRDTLTEEVDRIVVDTKEEYEKIVRFIDTFVPKLKYAIELYEDDEPIFDAFGLEIEIARALGRKVWLKSGGYIIIEQTEALVAIDVNTGRYVGKHNLEDTILKTNLEALKEIAFQLRLRNIGGLIIIDFIDMEKELHREKVHSSLEEALKSDKSKTNILKISELGLVEMTRKRVRESIGRTLCEPCPYCEGKGYIKSRTTMVYEIFRELRREIRDLPGYRVTLLVNPDIAALLSDEEHGGIEELERRFEKQITINARPGFHQEQFELMIG from the coding sequence ATGGCCAAAGAGCTGGTCATCAACACCACCGCCCACGAAACCCGGGTGGCGCTGCTGGAGAACGGGCACATCGCCGAACTCTACATCGAGCGCAACCGGGAACGGGGGATCGTGGGGAACATCTATCTGGGGAAAGTGATCCGCGTTCTCCCCGGCATGCAGGCGGCCTTCGTCGACATCGGCCTGGAAAAGGCGGCCTTTCTCTACGTCGCCGACGTCCTCGATGAAATGGAAGCGGTCGAGCAACTCATCGAGGGGCGAAACCAGCACGGCAACGCCTCCGGAGAAGACGACGAACGCCCCCCCCTCCCCCCTATCGAGGACCTCCTGCAGGAGAGGCAGGAGATCCTGGTGCAGATCGCCAAGGAGCCGATTGGCACCAAGGGGGCCCGGATCACCGCCCACATCTCCCTCCCGGGGCGCCACCTGGTCTACATGCCGACCGTCGACCACATCGGCATCTCCCGACGCATCGACAACGAGGAGGAGAAGGACCGGCTGCGGGGGATCATCGAAAAGATCCGTCCGCCGGGGACCGGCTTCATCGTCCGTACCGCCTCGGAGGGGAAGAGCGAGGAGGACCTGGTCAGCGACATGGGATTTCTCATCGGCCTCTGGGAGGAGGTCCTTCGCAACCGGGAAAACCGCTCGGCGCCCTCCCTGATCCACTCGGACCTCGACGTCACCAGCAAGGTCCTGCGCGACACCCTGACCGAGGAGGTTGATCGCATCGTCGTCGACACGAAGGAGGAATACGAGAAGATCGTCCGCTTCATCGACACCTTCGTCCCCAAACTCAAGTACGCCATCGAACTCTACGAGGACGACGAACCGATCTTCGACGCCTTCGGTCTCGAGATCGAAATCGCCCGCGCCCTCGGACGCAAGGTCTGGCTCAAGAGCGGCGGCTACATCATCATCGAGCAGACCGAGGCCCTGGTCGCCATCGACGTCAACACGGGGCGTTACGTCGGCAAGCACAACCTCGAAGACACCATCCTCAAGACCAATCTCGAGGCGCTCAAGGAGATCGCCTTTCAGCTCCGACTGCGCAACATCGGCGGCCTGATCATCATCGATTTCATCGACATGGAGAAGGAACTCCACCGCGAGAAGGTGCACTCCTCCCTCGAAGAGGCGCTCAAGAGCGACAAGAGCAAGACCAACATCCTGAAGATTTCCGAACTCGGCCTGGTGGAAATGACGCGCAAGCGGGTTCGGGAGAGCATCGGCCGCACCCTCTGCGAGCCGTGCCCCTACTGCGAGGGGAAGGGGTACATCAAGAGCCGCACCACCATGGTCTACGAAATCTTCCGCGAGCTGCGCCGGGAAATCCGCGACCTCCCCGGCTACCGGGTGACGTTGTTGGTCAACCCCGACATCGCCGCCCTCCTCTCCGACGAGGAGCATGGGGGGATCGAGGAGCTCGAGCGGCGCTTCGAAAAGCAGATCACCATCAACGCCCGCCCCGGGTTCCACCAGGAGCAGTTCGAGCTGATGATCGGCTGA